A genomic region of Candidatus Ryanbacteria bacterium CG10_big_fil_rev_8_21_14_0_10_43_42 contains the following coding sequences:
- a CDS encoding cell division protein FtsZ, which translates to MPSIKPDVEAFARIKLVGVGGAGGNAVNHMIRLKVQGTDFIAINTDAQDLHHNLAPKKIHIGKNLTKGLGAGMNPELGRQAAEETIEEIKDALKGADMVVVVAGLGGGTGTGAAPVVAEAARQQGALTISVATKPFSFEGAQRMRIADGGMEKLKDAVDAMVMIPNDRLLAVIEKGTSFKEAFIVCDEVVRQAVQGISDLITMPGIVNVDFADVKAVMQDAGSALMGIGKGTGETRSTDAAKQAINSPLLDIAIDGARGVLFAIHGGADMSMWEIQEAARVITESIDKDAKVIFGAVEDTRLKKGEMRVTVIASGFPADARIGMGQPSGVPIASVADTSSTERKRSPSGETVISVTKSNPARTQPAKNENEEDEEKEDNEWDVPAFFRRRR; encoded by the coding sequence ATGCCAAGTATTAAACCAGACGTAGAAGCATTTGCCCGTATTAAACTTGTCGGTGTGGGGGGAGCCGGAGGAAATGCGGTAAATCATATGATTCGTCTCAAAGTACAGGGGACGGATTTTATTGCCATCAATACCGATGCGCAGGATCTTCATCATAATCTTGCTCCCAAAAAAATTCACATAGGAAAAAATCTTACAAAAGGATTAGGTGCCGGCATGAATCCCGAGCTGGGACGACAAGCGGCCGAAGAAACAATTGAAGAAATTAAGGATGCTCTTAAGGGAGCGGATATGGTTGTTGTTGTTGCGGGTTTGGGTGGCGGCACCGGCACCGGAGCGGCTCCGGTTGTCGCCGAAGCGGCGCGTCAGCAAGGAGCACTTACTATTTCGGTGGCAACAAAACCGTTTTCATTTGAGGGCGCACAACGCATGCGTATTGCTGATGGCGGTATGGAAAAACTTAAAGATGCCGTGGATGCCATGGTTATGATTCCAAATGATCGTTTACTCGCCGTGATTGAAAAAGGAACATCGTTCAAAGAGGCGTTTATCGTATGTGACGAAGTGGTGCGTCAAGCTGTTCAGGGAATTTCCGATCTCATTACTATGCCGGGTATCGTAAATGTGGACTTTGCAGATGTAAAAGCGGTTATGCAGGACGCCGGATCGGCGCTTATGGGTATCGGAAAAGGAACGGGAGAAACGCGTTCTACGGATGCGGCAAAGCAGGCAATTAATTCGCCCCTTCTCGATATCGCCATTGATGGTGCGCGCGGCGTTCTCTTTGCTATTCATGGTGGAGCAGATATGTCCATGTGGGAAATTCAAGAAGCCGCCCGCGTTATTACGGAATCTATTGATAAAGATGCAAAAGTTATATTCGGCGCCGTGGAAGATACGCGTCTTAAGAAGGGTGAGATGCGAGTTACCGTTATTGCTTCGGGATTTCCGGCCGATGCACGCATTGGCATGGGGCAACCTTCGGGAGTTCCAATAGCATCGGTGGCGGACACGTCTTCCACGGAACGAAAACGTTCACCTTCGGGAGAAACGGTGATTAGTGTTACAAAATCAAATCCGGCACGTACCCAACCGGCAAAAAATGAAAACGAAGAAGACGAGGAGAAGGAAGATAATGAGTGGGATGTTCCGGCATTCTTTCGCCGCCGAAGGTGA